The following coding sequences are from one Streptomyces dengpaensis window:
- the nuoE gene encoding NADH-quinone oxidoreductase subunit NuoE, with amino-acid sequence MTTSSEGVSLGMPQLPAPDYPDDVRARLEGDTREIIARYPDSRSALLPLLHLVQSEEGHVTRTGMRFCADMLGLTTAEVTAVATFYSMYRRKPSGDYQVGVCTNTLCAVMGGDAIFEALQDHLGVGNGETTDDGKVTLEHIECNAACDFAPVVMVNWEFFDDQTVDSAKRLVDDLRAGAQVVPTRGAPLCTFKETARILAGFPDEREGAVEAGGSAGPASLIGLRLAKGETQPARVVHPRGEGPQDARPSDRASEEGE; translated from the coding sequence GTGACCACTTCCTCCGAGGGCGTCAGCCTGGGCATGCCGCAACTGCCCGCGCCCGACTATCCGGACGACGTTCGAGCACGGCTCGAAGGGGACACGCGCGAGATCATCGCCCGCTACCCGGACTCCCGCTCGGCGCTCCTTCCGTTGCTGCATCTCGTGCAGTCGGAGGAGGGCCATGTCACGCGCACGGGCATGCGGTTCTGCGCCGACATGCTCGGCCTGACCACGGCCGAGGTCACCGCGGTCGCGACCTTCTACTCGATGTACCGGCGCAAGCCGAGCGGTGACTACCAGGTGGGTGTCTGCACCAACACCCTGTGCGCGGTCATGGGCGGCGACGCGATCTTCGAGGCCCTCCAGGACCACCTGGGCGTCGGCAACGGCGAGACCACCGACGACGGCAAGGTCACCCTGGAGCACATCGAGTGCAACGCGGCCTGCGACTTCGCGCCGGTCGTGATGGTCAACTGGGAGTTCTTCGACGACCAGACCGTGGACTCCGCGAAGCGCCTCGTCGACGACCTGCGCGCGGGAGCACAGGTCGTACCCACCCGCGGCGCCCCCTTGTGCACCTTCAAGGAAACCGCCCGGATCCTCGCGGGCTTCCCCGACGAGCGCGAGGGGGCCGTGGAGGCCGGCGGCAGCGCGGGCCCGGCATCACTGATCGGGCTGCGCCTGGCCAAGGGCGAGACGCAGCCTGCGCGCGTAGTACATCCGCGTGGCGAGGGTCCCCAGGACGCACGGCCGTCCGACCGGGCCAGTGAGGAGGGGGAGTGA
- the nuoF gene encoding NADH-quinone oxidoreductase subunit NuoF encodes MMTLATEINESSPEKLLAPVLSAFWDEEKSWTLDVYRRHEGYEGLRKALAMSPDDLIAYIKDSGLRGRGGAGFPTGMKWQFIPQGDGKPHYLVVNADESEPGTCKDIPLLFANPHSLIEGIVIACYAIRSSHAFIYLRGEVVPVLRRLHEAVREAYAAGYLGDNILGSGLDLQLTVHAGAGAYICGEETALLDSLEGRRGQPRLRPPFPAVAGLYACPTVVNNVESIASVPAILHKGKEWFRSMGSEKSPGFTLYSLSGHVASPGQYEAPLGITLRQLLDMSGGMRPGHRLKFWTPGGSSTPMFTDEHLDVPLDYEGVGAAGSMLGTKALQCFDETTCVVRAVTRWTEFYAHESCGKCTPCREGTYWLVQLLRDIEAGKGVMSDLDKLNDIADNINGKSFCALGDGAASPIFSSLKYFREEYEQHITGRGCPFDPAKSTAWADRTEVNA; translated from the coding sequence GTGATGACCTTGGCAACCGAGATCAACGAATCCAGCCCCGAGAAGCTGCTCGCACCCGTGCTGTCGGCCTTCTGGGACGAGGAGAAGTCCTGGACGCTGGACGTCTACCGAAGGCACGAGGGGTACGAGGGCCTGCGCAAGGCGCTCGCGATGTCGCCGGACGACCTGATCGCGTACATCAAGGACTCCGGGCTGCGCGGCCGAGGCGGCGCGGGATTCCCCACGGGAATGAAGTGGCAGTTCATTCCGCAGGGCGATGGCAAACCTCACTATCTAGTTGTCAACGCCGACGAATCGGAGCCGGGCACCTGTAAGGACATCCCGCTCCTGTTCGCGAACCCGCATAGCCTCATCGAGGGCATTGTGATCGCGTGTTATGCCATTCGGTCTTCGCATGCCTTCATCTATCTGCGCGGTGAAGTGGTCCCCGTACTACGGCGGTTGCACGAGGCCGTGCGTGAGGCCTACGCGGCGGGCTACCTCGGCGACAACATCCTGGGCAGCGGACTCGACCTCCAGCTCACCGTGCACGCGGGCGCGGGCGCGTACATCTGCGGTGAGGAGACCGCACTGCTCGACTCGCTCGAAGGCCGCCGTGGGCAGCCGCGACTTCGTCCCCCCTTCCCTGCTGTCGCGGGCCTCTACGCGTGCCCGACTGTTGTGAATAACGTCGAATCGATCGCGTCAGTTCCCGCAATTCTGCACAAAGGCAAGGAATGGTTCCGGTCGATGGGAAGCGAGAAGTCCCCCGGCTTCACGCTCTACTCGCTCAGCGGCCACGTCGCCAGTCCCGGCCAGTACGAGGCGCCGCTCGGCATCACGCTGCGTCAGCTCCTCGACATGAGCGGCGGGATGCGGCCCGGCCACCGGCTGAAGTTCTGGACGCCGGGCGGCTCCTCGACGCCGATGTTCACCGACGAGCACCTCGACGTCCCTCTTGATTACGAAGGAGTGGGTGCCGCGGGTTCCATGCTCGGCACCAAGGCCCTGCAGTGCTTCGACGAGACGACCTGCGTCGTCCGCGCCGTCACCCGCTGGACCGAGTTCTACGCCCATGAGTCCTGCGGCAAGTGCACGCCCTGCCGCGAAGGGACCTACTGGCTCGTGCAGTTGCTGCGCGACATCGAGGCCGGCAAGGGCGTCATGTCCGACCTCGACAAGCTGAACGACATCGCCGACAACATCAACGGCAAGTCCTTCTGCGCCCTCGGCGACGGCGCCGCCTCGCCGATCTTCTCCTCGCTCAAGTACTTCCGCGAGGAGTACGAGCAGCACATCACGGGCCGCGGCTGCCCCTTTGACCCGGCCAAGTCGACGGCTTGGGCCGACCGCACGGAGGTGAACGCATGA
- a CDS encoding NADH-quinone oxidoreductase subunit G, which yields MTVTTSAPSGGGDAAVPREDLVSLTIDGVEISVPKGTLVIRAAEQLGIEIPRFCDHPLLDPVGACRQCIVEVEGQRKPMASCTITCTDGMVVKTQLTSPVAEKAQKGVMELLLINHPLDCPVCDKGGECPLQNQAVSHGHAESRFEGRKRTFEKPVPISTQVLLDRERCVLCARCTRFSNQIAGDPMIELLERGALQQVGIGEGDPFESYFSGNTIQICPVGALTSAAYRFRSRPFDLISSPSVCEHCSGGCATRTDHRRGKVMRRLAANDPEVNEEWICDKGRFAFRYAQQRDRLDTPLVRNADGVLEPASWPEALSIAAEGLSAARGRTGVLTGGRLTVEDAYAYSKFARVALDTNDIDFRTRVHSAEEADFLAARVAGRGRDLDGTGVTYTALEKAPAVLLVGFESEEEAPGVFLRLRKAWRGHGQKTFSLGTHATRGLEKAGGTLLPAAPGTETEWLDALASGVGLEGDGAKAAEALRTEGAVIVVGERLAAVAGGLTASVRAASATGAQLVWIPRRAGERGAIEAGALPSLLPGGRPATDPRARDEVAVAWGVSGLPHRYGRDTGQIVEAAAGGELQALVVAGVEVADLPDPARARAALSEVAFLVSMELRPSEVTEHADVVLPVAAVAEKAGTFLNWEGRVRLFEAALKPDQMTRRLAPTDARVLQMLADAMDVHLGLPDLRTARAELDRLGAWDGPRATEPLEVAAQLPRPAAGEAVLAGHRLLLDQGRLQEGDEALAGTRHAARARVSAATAAEAGVEEGELLAVTGPSGVVELPLHVTEMPDRVVWLPLNSTGGGVASDTGALPGALVRIGPATLAAEAPKEVEA from the coding sequence ATGACAGTGACCACCAGCGCTCCCTCCGGAGGCGGGGATGCGGCGGTCCCGCGGGAAGATCTCGTCTCGCTGACGATCGACGGCGTCGAGATCAGCGTGCCCAAGGGCACCCTGGTCATCCGCGCCGCCGAACAACTCGGCATCGAGATTCCCCGGTTCTGCGACCACCCTCTCCTCGACCCGGTAGGCGCCTGCCGCCAGTGCATCGTCGAGGTCGAGGGCCAGCGCAAGCCCATGGCGTCCTGCACGATCACCTGCACGGACGGGATGGTCGTGAAGACCCAGCTCACCTCTCCCGTCGCCGAAAAGGCCCAGAAGGGTGTGATGGAGCTCCTGCTCATCAACCACCCGCTGGACTGCCCGGTCTGCGACAAGGGCGGCGAGTGCCCCCTGCAGAACCAGGCCGTGTCGCACGGCCACGCCGAGTCCCGCTTCGAGGGCAGGAAGCGGACGTTCGAGAAGCCGGTCCCGATCTCCACGCAGGTGCTGCTCGACCGCGAGCGGTGCGTGCTGTGCGCCCGCTGCACCCGGTTCAGCAACCAGATCGCGGGCGACCCGATGATCGAGCTGCTCGAGCGGGGCGCGCTCCAGCAGGTCGGCATCGGTGAGGGCGATCCCTTCGAGTCGTACTTCTCCGGCAACACGATCCAGATCTGCCCGGTGGGCGCGCTGACATCGGCGGCGTACCGCTTCCGCTCGCGGCCCTTCGACCTCATCTCCTCGCCGTCCGTGTGCGAGCACTGCTCCGGCGGCTGCGCGACCCGCACCGACCACCGGCGCGGCAAGGTCATGCGGCGTCTCGCGGCCAACGACCCCGAGGTCAACGAGGAGTGGATCTGCGACAAGGGACGCTTCGCGTTCCGGTACGCGCAGCAGCGGGACCGGCTGGACACACCTCTCGTACGCAACGCGGACGGTGTCCTCGAACCCGCTTCCTGGCCGGAGGCTCTTTCGATCGCCGCCGAGGGGCTGTCGGCGGCGCGCGGCCGGACCGGCGTTCTGACCGGTGGCCGCCTCACCGTCGAAGACGCCTACGCCTACAGCAAGTTCGCGCGCGTGGCCCTCGACACGAACGACATCGACTTCCGCACGCGCGTGCACAGCGCCGAGGAGGCCGACTTCCTGGCGGCCCGGGTCGCCGGACGCGGACGGGACCTCGACGGTACGGGCGTCACGTACACCGCTCTGGAGAAGGCGCCCGCCGTTCTGCTCGTCGGATTCGAGTCCGAGGAGGAGGCGCCCGGCGTCTTCCTGAGGCTGCGCAAGGCGTGGCGGGGGCACGGGCAGAAGACCTTCTCGCTCGGCACGCACGCGACACGCGGCCTGGAGAAGGCGGGCGGCACGCTGCTGCCCGCCGCGCCCGGCACCGAGACCGAGTGGCTGGACGCCCTCGCGAGCGGCGTCGGCCTGGAGGGCGACGGCGCCAAGGCCGCCGAGGCGCTGCGCACTGAGGGCGCCGTGATCGTCGTCGGTGAGCGACTCGCCGCCGTGGCGGGCGGGCTGACCGCCTCCGTACGGGCCGCGTCCGCGACCGGTGCCCAGCTGGTGTGGATTCCGCGCCGGGCAGGGGAGCGCGGCGCGATCGAGGCGGGTGCGCTGCCGTCGCTGCTGCCGGGCGGGCGTCCGGCCACCGACCCGCGCGCGCGGGACGAGGTCGCGGTCGCCTGGGGCGTCTCCGGACTGCCGCACCGCTACGGCCGCGACACTGGCCAGATCGTCGAGGCCGCCGCCGGGGGCGAACTGCAGGCCCTGGTGGTCGCGGGCGTGGAGGTCGCCGACCTTCCCGACCCGGCACGCGCGCGTGCGGCACTTTCCGAAGTGGCCTTCCTGGTGTCGATGGAACTGCGCCCCAGCGAGGTCACCGAGCACGCGGACGTCGTCCTTCCTGTCGCCGCGGTCGCCGAGAAGGCGGGCACCTTCCTCAACTGGGAAGGCCGGGTGCGCCTCTTCGAGGCCGCGCTCAAGCCCGACCAGATGACCCGCCGCCTGGCGCCCACGGACGCGCGCGTCCTGCAGATGCTGGCCGACGCCATGGACGTACACCTGGGTCTGCCCGATCTGCGCACCGCGCGCGCTGAGCTGGACCGGCTCGGTGCCTGGGACGGGCCGCGGGCCACCGAACCCCTGGAGGTCGCGGCCCAGTTGCCACGCCCGGCCGCCGGAGAGGCCGTACTGGCCGGGCACCGGCTGCTGCTCGACCAGGGCCGTCTCCAGGAGGGCGACGAGGCGCTTGCCGGGACCCGGCACGCTGCACGCGCGCGCGTGTCGGCCGCCACGGCCGCGGAGGCGGGCGTCGAGGAAGGCGAGCTCCTCGCCGTGACCGGTCCCTCCGGAGTGGTCGAACTCCCCTTGCACGTCACCGAGATGCCCGACCGCGTGGTCTGGCTCCCGCTGAACTCCACCGGAGGGGGCGTCGCCTCCGACACCGGGGCACTGCCCGGCGCACTCGTCCGTATCGGCCCGGCGACCCTCGCCGCCGAGGCACCCAAGGAGGTGGAGGCATGA
- the nuoL gene encoding NADH-quinone oxidoreductase subunit L — MENLIALLVAAPLLGAAVLLCGGRRLDAVGHWIGTVLAATSFVIGVVLFAAMLGKGAEDRTLRQYLYSWIPVSGFQADVSFQLDQLSMTFVLLITGVGSLIHLYSIGYMEHDERRRRFFGYLNLFLAAMLLLVLADNYLLLYVGWEGVGLASYLLIGFWQHKPSAATAAKKAFLVNRVGDMGLSIAIMLMFTTFGTFAFGPVLGTHEEAGLAADTSEATLTGIGLLLLLAACGKSAQVPLQSWLGDAMEGPTPVSALIHAATMVTAGVYLIVRSGAIFDAAPDAQLVVTVVGAVTLLFGAIVGCAKDDIKKALAGSTMSQIGYMILAAGLGPIGYAFAIMHLVTHGFFKAGLFLGAGSVMHGMNDEVDMRKYGGLRKYMPITFVTFGLGYLAIIGFPGLSGFFSKDRIIEAAFAKGGTEGWILGGAALLGAAITAFYMTRVMLMTFFGEKRWQPDAEGHEPHPHESPRSMTIPMIVLAFGSVFAGGFFSIGDRFLHWLEPITGHAEGNPPVSALTVTLATMVVLVIGAGIAYAQYGRRPVPVVAPRGSLLTRAARRDLLQDDFNHVVLVRGGEHLTRSLVYVDHTLVDGVVNGTAASMGGLSGRLRKLQNGYARSYAVSMFGGAAVLIAVTLLMRAV, encoded by the coding sequence GTGGAGAACCTGATTGCGCTGCTGGTAGCGGCGCCTCTGCTCGGAGCGGCCGTACTGCTGTGCGGCGGCAGGCGCCTGGACGCCGTCGGTCACTGGATCGGTACGGTGCTCGCGGCCACCTCCTTCGTGATCGGCGTCGTGCTCTTCGCCGCCATGCTGGGGAAGGGCGCCGAGGACCGGACCCTGAGGCAGTACCTGTACAGCTGGATCCCGGTCAGCGGCTTCCAGGCGGATGTCTCCTTCCAGCTCGACCAGCTGTCGATGACATTCGTGCTGCTGATCACCGGCGTCGGCTCGCTCATCCACCTGTACTCGATCGGGTACATGGAGCACGACGAGCGCCGGCGCCGCTTCTTCGGCTATCTGAACCTGTTCCTCGCGGCCATGCTGCTGCTCGTCCTTGCCGACAACTACCTTCTGCTGTACGTCGGCTGGGAAGGCGTCGGCCTCGCCTCGTACCTGCTGATCGGCTTCTGGCAGCACAAGCCCAGCGCCGCCACCGCCGCGAAAAAGGCCTTCCTGGTCAACCGCGTCGGCGACATGGGCCTGTCGATCGCGATCATGCTGATGTTCACGACGTTCGGCACCTTCGCCTTCGGCCCGGTGCTCGGCACCCACGAGGAGGCCGGCCTCGCGGCTGACACCAGCGAGGCCACCCTCACGGGCATCGGCCTGCTGCTGCTGCTCGCCGCCTGCGGCAAGTCCGCCCAGGTTCCGCTGCAGTCCTGGCTCGGGGACGCGATGGAGGGCCCGACCCCGGTCTCGGCCCTCATCCACGCCGCGACGATGGTGACGGCGGGCGTGTACCTGATCGTCCGCTCCGGCGCGATCTTCGACGCGGCGCCCGACGCGCAGCTGGTGGTCACCGTGGTCGGTGCGGTCACGCTCCTCTTCGGTGCGATCGTCGGTTGCGCGAAGGACGACATCAAGAAGGCGCTGGCCGGCTCGACCATGTCGCAGATCGGCTACATGATCCTCGCCGCGGGCCTCGGCCCCATCGGCTACGCGTTCGCGATCATGCACCTGGTGACCCACGGCTTCTTCAAGGCCGGGCTCTTCCTCGGTGCCGGTTCGGTCATGCACGGCATGAACGACGAGGTCGACATGCGGAAGTACGGCGGCCTCCGGAAGTACATGCCGATCACCTTCGTGACGTTCGGCCTCGGCTACCTGGCCATCATCGGCTTTCCGGGTCTGTCCGGCTTCTTCTCCAAGGACAGGATCATCGAGGCGGCGTTCGCCAAGGGCGGCACCGAGGGATGGATTCTTGGAGGCGCGGCCCTGCTGGGAGCGGCCATCACCGCGTTCTACATGACGCGCGTGATGCTGATGACCTTCTTCGGGGAGAAGCGCTGGCAGCCGGACGCCGAAGGCCATGAGCCGCACCCGCACGAGTCGCCCAGGTCCATGACGATCCCGATGATCGTGCTGGCCTTCGGATCGGTCTTCGCGGGTGGCTTCTTCAGCATCGGCGACCGCTTCCTGCACTGGCTGGAGCCGATCACCGGGCACGCGGAGGGCAACCCGCCCGTCAGCGCCCTCACGGTCACGCTGGCCACCATGGTGGTGCTCGTCATCGGCGCCGGCATCGCCTACGCCCAGTACGGGCGCCGTCCCGTCCCGGTGGTCGCCCCGCGCGGCTCGCTGCTCACCCGGGCCGCCCGGCGCGACCTGCTCCAGGACGACTTCAACCACGTCGTGCTGGTGCGCGGCGGTGAGCACCTCACGCGCTCCCTGGTGTACGTCGACCACACCCTGGTCGACGGGGTCGTCAACGGCACGGCTGCCTCGATGGGCGGTCTCTCCGGACGGCTGCGCAAGCTGCAGAACGGCTATGCGCGCTCGTACGCGGTCTCGATGTTCGGCGGTGCGGCGGTCCTCATCGCCGTGACCCTGCTGATGAGGGCGGTCTGA
- the nuoH gene encoding NADH-quinone oxidoreductase subunit NuoH produces the protein MTPYLAAEDLSMFGQDPWWLVVIKAVFCFAFLMVTVLFSIVWERKVVAWMQLRIGPNRHGPWGMLQSLADGIKLMLKEDVVVKRADKVVYVLAPIVAAIPAFMAIAVIPFGPAGNEISIFGQRTTMQLTDLPIAMLYILAVASVGIYGIVLAGWSSGSTYPLLGGLRSCAQMISYEIAMGAAFASVFLYSGSMSTSAIVEQQHDRWYIILLPVSFVIYIVTMVGETNRAPFDMPESEGDLVGGFNTEYSSIKFALFMLAEYVNMVTVSAVSVTLFLGGWRAPWPISTFWEGANHGWWPMAWFVLKVQLLLFFFIWLRGTLPRVRYDQLMKLGWKVLIPVSVAWLMLVATVRALRNENYDFADIALYVGGGVLVLLLLSFVADIFRDRQGAQEAPAEPAAFDPMAGGFPVPPLPGQELPPVPRRRPRRERELIVSGGSDTASDGSLDGSRDGKEGSDG, from the coding sequence ATGACGCCGTACCTCGCCGCTGAAGACCTCTCCATGTTCGGCCAGGATCCCTGGTGGCTGGTCGTCATCAAGGCGGTCTTCTGCTTCGCCTTCCTGATGGTGACCGTGCTCTTCTCCATCGTGTGGGAGCGCAAGGTCGTCGCCTGGATGCAGCTGCGCATCGGCCCCAACCGGCACGGCCCCTGGGGCATGCTCCAGTCGCTCGCCGACGGCATCAAACTGATGCTCAAGGAAGACGTCGTCGTCAAACGCGCGGACAAGGTGGTCTACGTCCTCGCACCGATCGTCGCGGCCATCCCCGCCTTCATGGCGATCGCGGTGATCCCCTTCGGGCCGGCCGGCAACGAGATCTCGATCTTCGGTCAGCGCACCACGATGCAGCTCACCGACCTGCCGATCGCGATGCTCTACATCCTCGCCGTCGCCTCGGTGGGCATCTACGGGATCGTGCTGGCGGGTTGGAGTTCTGGATCCACCTATCCGCTGCTGGGCGGTCTGCGCTCCTGCGCGCAGATGATCTCGTACGAGATCGCGATGGGCGCCGCCTTCGCCTCGGTGTTCCTCTACTCCGGGTCGATGTCGACCTCGGCGATCGTCGAGCAGCAGCACGACCGCTGGTACATCATCCTGCTGCCGGTCTCGTTCGTGATCTACATCGTGACGATGGTCGGCGAGACCAACCGCGCCCCCTTCGACATGCCGGAGTCCGAGGGCGACCTCGTCGGCGGCTTCAACACCGAGTACTCGTCGATCAAGTTCGCGTTGTTCATGCTCGCCGAGTACGTGAACATGGTGACGGTCTCGGCCGTGTCGGTGACGCTCTTCCTGGGCGGCTGGCGGGCTCCCTGGCCGATCAGCACCTTCTGGGAGGGCGCCAACCACGGCTGGTGGCCGATGGCCTGGTTCGTGCTGAAGGTGCAGCTGCTGCTGTTCTTCTTCATCTGGCTGCGCGGCACGCTCCCGCGCGTCCGCTACGACCAGCTGATGAAGCTCGGCTGGAAGGTCCTCATCCCGGTCTCCGTGGCCTGGCTGATGCTCGTCGCGACCGTACGGGCCCTGAGGAACGAGAACTACGACTTCGCGGACATCGCCCTGTACGTCGGCGGAGGCGTCCTCGTCCTGCTGCTGCTCTCGTTCGTCGCGGACATCTTCCGCGACAGGCAGGGAGCCCAGGAGGCGCCCGCCGAGCCCGCCGCCTTCGACCCGATGGCCGGCGGATTCCCCGTACCGCCGCTGCCGGGACAGGAGCTGCCGCCGGTGCCGCGGCGCCGCCCGCGCCGCGAGCGGGAGTTGATTGTCAGTGGTGGGTCCGATACTGCGAGTGACGGATCACTGGACGGATCTCGTGACGGAAAGGAGGGGTCCGATGGCTGA
- a CDS encoding NADH-quinone oxidoreductase subunit J yields MTTDLAAYSTSTGEAFQFWVLGTVAVIGALCTVFMKKTVHSALCLAGTMIVLAVFYLANGAYFLGVVQIIVYTGAIMMLFLFVVMLVGVTAADSLKETIKGQRWLALVCGLGFGILLLGGIGNASLTEFNGLAQANANGNVEGLAALLFTKYVFAFEITGALLITAAVGAMVLTHRERTERAKTQRELSEQRVREGKHLPPLPAPGVYARHNAVDIAGLLPDGTPSELTVNKTLRERGQIRDVSTEALNDLKALEQRAEERLERTKTEEASK; encoded by the coding sequence ATGACGACCGACCTGGCCGCCTACTCCACCTCCACGGGAGAGGCCTTCCAGTTCTGGGTTCTCGGCACCGTCGCCGTGATCGGCGCCCTGTGCACCGTCTTCATGAAGAAGACCGTGCACAGTGCGCTCTGCCTCGCCGGCACCATGATCGTCCTGGCGGTGTTCTACCTGGCCAACGGCGCCTACTTCCTGGGCGTCGTGCAGATCATCGTCTACACCGGCGCGATCATGATGCTGTTCCTCTTCGTGGTGATGCTCGTCGGCGTCACCGCGGCGGACTCCCTGAAGGAGACCATCAAGGGCCAGCGCTGGCTGGCCCTGGTGTGCGGTCTCGGCTTCGGCATCCTGCTGCTCGGGGGCATCGGCAACGCCTCGCTCACGGAGTTCAACGGCCTGGCGCAGGCGAACGCGAACGGCAACGTTGAGGGCCTCGCCGCCCTCCTGTTCACGAAGTACGTGTTCGCCTTCGAAATCACCGGCGCCCTGCTCATCACGGCCGCCGTCGGCGCCATGGTGCTCACGCACCGCGAGCGCACCGAGCGTGCGAAGACCCAGCGTGAGCTGTCCGAGCAGCGTGTACGCGAGGGCAAGCACCTACCGCCGCTCCCGGCGCCCGGCGTCTACGCCCGGCACAACGCGGTGGACATCGCGGGCCTGCTCCCCGACGGCACCCCGTCCGAGCTGACCGTGAACAAGACGCTGCGCGAGCGCGGCCAGATCCGCGACGTGTCGACCGAGGCGCTGAACGACCTGAAGGCCCTGGAGCAGCGCGCCGAGGAGCGTCTGGAGCGCACGAAGACGGAGGAGGCGTCCAAGTGA
- the nuoK gene encoding NADH-quinone oxidoreductase subunit NuoK has translation MNPVNYLYLAALLFTIGATGVLIRRNAIVVFMCVELMLNACNLAFVAFSRMHGNLDGQIIAFFTMVVAAAEVVVGLAIIVSLFRSRHSASVDDASLMKL, from the coding sequence GTGAACCCGGTCAACTACCTCTATCTCGCCGCCCTGTTGTTCACGATCGGCGCCACCGGCGTACTGATCAGGCGGAACGCGATCGTGGTGTTCATGTGCGTCGAGCTCATGCTCAACGCCTGCAACCTCGCGTTCGTCGCCTTCTCCCGTATGCACGGCAATCTCGACGGCCAGATCATCGCCTTCTTCACGATGGTCGTCGCCGCCGCGGAGGTCGTGGTCGGGCTCGCGATCATCGTGTCGCTGTTCCGTTCCCGCCACTCGGCCTCGGTCGACGACGCCAGCCTGATGAAGCTGTAA
- the nuoI gene encoding NADH-quinone oxidoreductase subunit NuoI, whose translation MAEEPKETKPGFQNPVAGFGVTFKAMFKKRLTEQYPEQQKTTAPRFHGRHQLNRHPDGLEKCVGCELCAWACPADAIYVEGADNTDEERYSPGERYGRVYQINYARCILCGLCIEACPTRALTMTNEFELADSSRANLIYTKEQLLAGLEEGMVDTPHAIYPGTDEQDYYRGLVTEAAPGTQRQVAVSKDEKASGEEVDA comes from the coding sequence ATGGCTGAGGAGCCGAAGGAGACCAAGCCCGGTTTCCAGAACCCCGTCGCCGGCTTCGGCGTGACCTTCAAGGCCATGTTCAAGAAGCGGCTGACCGAGCAGTACCCGGAGCAGCAGAAGACCACCGCCCCGCGGTTCCACGGCCGGCACCAGCTCAACCGCCACCCGGACGGCCTGGAGAAGTGCGTCGGCTGCGAGTTGTGCGCCTGGGCGTGTCCCGCGGACGCCATCTATGTGGAAGGCGCGGACAACACGGACGAGGAGCGCTACTCGCCGGGCGAGCGGTACGGCCGCGTCTACCAGATCAACTACGCCCGCTGCATCCTGTGCGGCCTGTGCATCGAGGCGTGCCCCACGCGCGCGTTGACGATGACCAACGAGTTCGAGCTGGCCGACAGCAGCCGCGCCAACCTGATCTACACCAAGGAGCAGCTGCTCGCCGGCCTCGAAGAGGGCATGGTCGACACGCCGCACGCGATCTACCCCGGCACGGACGAGCAGGACTACTACCGGGGCCTGGTGACCGAGGCGGCCCCCGGCACCCAGCGCCAAGTAGCCGTCTCCAAGGATGAGAAGGCCTCCGGCGAGGAGGTGGACGCATGA